From the Salinimicrobium tongyeongense genome, one window contains:
- a CDS encoding glycosyltransferase family 2 protein codes for MEKPDTPQVSIVMATFNRAHLIEESLKSVIDQSFKNWECLVIDDGSTDGTGELIKSIELIDERIRYFKRPENYKKGLPGCRNYGLDIAKGDYVIYFDDDDIAHPDNLKICVAELEDNNVSYCRYLRGVFREDFDVVFDRGLNYSKKILNIRDLEEIVMGTLPFNSCQVMWRRECFNNNYFNEELMYAEEWECYLRILLKKVKGVSVNKVLFYGRKHLNSNTGEFYTNDPVRRRSYSKAVKLVIENLKKNDLLSAKLKQYFIRMGFFFKDYSIIQYTLETVDSSTLEKSKYRLGFVLYPLLKRYFNFVHDLKKRTKK; via the coding sequence GTGGAAAAACCGGACACCCCACAGGTTAGCATCGTAATGGCCACATTTAATCGGGCTCATTTAATAGAAGAGAGCCTGAAATCTGTAATTGATCAATCTTTCAAAAATTGGGAATGCCTGGTAATTGATGATGGTTCTACAGATGGGACGGGGGAATTAATTAAATCCATAGAGCTGATCGATGAAAGGATAAGATACTTTAAAAGACCTGAAAATTATAAAAAAGGCCTCCCCGGCTGTCGCAACTATGGATTGGACATAGCTAAAGGAGATTACGTGATCTATTTCGATGATGATGATATAGCACATCCCGACAATCTAAAGATCTGCGTAGCCGAGCTGGAGGACAATAATGTTTCCTATTGCAGATATTTGAGAGGTGTTTTCAGGGAAGATTTTGACGTGGTGTTCGATCGTGGATTAAACTATTCAAAAAAGATACTGAACATACGGGATTTGGAAGAAATTGTAATGGGCACACTTCCCTTTAATTCCTGTCAGGTAATGTGGCGAAGGGAATGTTTTAATAATAATTACTTTAACGAAGAGTTAATGTACGCCGAGGAATGGGAGTGTTACTTAAGAATTCTTCTTAAAAAAGTCAAAGGAGTTTCTGTGAACAAGGTGCTTTTTTATGGCAGAAAACACCTTAATTCCAATACAGGTGAATTTTATACAAATGATCCTGTGCGAAGAAGGTCTTATAGTAAGGCAGTAAAGCTTGTAATTGAAAACCTAAAGAAGAATGATCTACTTAGTGCAAAATTAAAGCAATACTTCATAAGAATGGGATTCTTCTTTAAAGATTATTCTATTATTCAGTATACCCTGGAAACAGTTGACTCTTCTACCCTTGAAAAATCCAAATACAGGCTGGGTTTTGTGTTATACCCCCTTTTAAAGAGGTATTTTAATTTTGTCCATGATCTAAAGAAAAGAACAAAAAAATGA
- a CDS encoding glycosyltransferase family 2 protein, with the protein MEEFPKISIVIPCYNDAPFIEKAVMSALDQTYINKEVILVDDGSDIETKVVLKKLKPRLTQLISQDNKGQSFARNRGIMASTGEYIFLIDSDDFVDATFCEKAIQAFHDQGDVKIVSCYARRFYDNGGFNIFKTRGGRLKDFLLENYALGTSMFRKDEAIKVGLYDEEMDKGFEDWEFFIRLLENGGEAVVIPEPLYHYRIRNDSTSARARERRKELLEYIYFKHKKLYLQHFDTFIPFLLGRIEKEEKEKIKNTRRLEYKIGQRVLKPLRKIKSLFR; encoded by the coding sequence ATGGAGGAATTCCCTAAAATCTCGATAGTCATTCCCTGCTATAATGATGCTCCATTTATTGAAAAAGCAGTTATGTCTGCCTTAGATCAGACCTACATTAATAAAGAAGTAATACTTGTTGATGATGGATCTGACATAGAAACAAAAGTTGTGCTGAAGAAATTAAAACCGCGTCTCACGCAGCTTATTTCACAGGACAACAAGGGTCAAAGTTTTGCTCGAAACCGCGGAATCATGGCTTCCACAGGTGAATATATATTTTTAATTGACAGTGATGATTTTGTGGATGCTACTTTTTGTGAAAAGGCAATTCAGGCTTTTCACGACCAGGGAGATGTGAAAATTGTTAGTTGTTATGCAAGAAGATTTTATGATAATGGCGGATTTAATATTTTTAAAACCCGGGGTGGAAGGCTGAAAGACTTCTTACTGGAGAATTATGCTCTCGGTACTTCCATGTTTAGAAAAGATGAGGCAATTAAGGTGGGGCTTTACGATGAAGAAATGGATAAAGGATTTGAAGACTGGGAATTCTTTATCCGATTGCTGGAAAATGGAGGGGAAGCAGTTGTAATACCCGAGCCACTTTATCATTATAGAATAAGGAATGATTCCACTTCTGCGAGAGCAAGAGAAAGAAGAAAGGAATTACTTGAGTATATATACTTTAAGCATAAAAAACTTTACCTACAGCATTTCGATACATTTATCCCATTCCTGCTTGGCCGAATTGAAAAAGAGGAAAAAGAGAAAATAAAGAATACCAGGCGGCTTGAATATAAAATTGGGCAAAGGGTACTGAAGCCTTTGAGAAAAATAAAATCCCTTTTTAGATAG
- a CDS encoding glycosyltransferase family 2 protein, whose translation MKIGGIVVTYNGMEWIKGCLTSLSQSECDLEIVVVDNSSEDNTVAFILSNFPDVVLLQSKTNIGFGQANNIGLSYGIKNKWDYAFLLNQDAEVYPETIEGLVEVAKKNKDYGIISPVHLNASGQQLDPSFLYYLNRNSNNGMTSDLLLQKPLAEIYDFNMVNAAAWLLPARTLRTVGGFSPIFFLYGEDDNYCQRVLYHNLKIGVVPSVFICHDSGNNNTIPLEKGSEKYLEKFLNQKKVRFGNVNTEEYKNLDSLKMALLKNAVKSFISLRFNDFRIYLQKRRMIRNLNFRSLIENDRKPGANYLDF comes from the coding sequence AGTAGTGACTTATAATGGGATGGAGTGGATAAAAGGATGCCTGACTTCATTATCTCAGTCAGAGTGCGATCTTGAGATCGTTGTTGTAGATAACTCAAGTGAAGATAATACTGTAGCTTTTATTCTTAGCAATTTTCCAGATGTCGTTCTTTTACAATCAAAAACAAATATTGGTTTTGGTCAGGCTAACAATATCGGTCTATCCTACGGTATAAAAAATAAATGGGATTATGCTTTTCTGCTTAATCAGGATGCAGAAGTCTACCCGGAAACAATTGAAGGACTAGTAGAAGTTGCCAAAAAAAATAAAGATTATGGAATTATTTCCCCCGTCCATTTAAATGCCTCAGGACAACAGCTGGATCCTAGTTTTTTGTATTATCTCAACAGGAATAGCAATAACGGAATGACTTCTGATTTGTTATTACAGAAACCCCTTGCGGAAATTTATGATTTTAATATGGTCAATGCAGCCGCGTGGTTATTGCCAGCCAGAACTCTTAGAACCGTAGGTGGGTTCAGCCCAATATTCTTCCTTTACGGCGAAGATGATAATTACTGTCAGCGGGTTTTGTATCATAACCTAAAAATAGGAGTGGTACCATCTGTGTTTATATGTCATGATAGTGGAAATAACAATACAATCCCTCTTGAAAAAGGCAGCGAAAAATACCTGGAGAAATTTCTTAATCAAAAAAAAGTAAGGTTTGGCAATGTAAATACAGAGGAGTACAAAAATTTAGATTCTCTGAAAATGGCTCTTTTAAAAAATGCTGTAAAATCTTTTATTTCGCTAAGATTTAATGATTTTAGAATATACCTGCAAAAAAGAAGAATGATTAGAAATTTGAATTTCAGGAGTTTGATCGAGAACGACAGAAAACCAGGGGCAAATTATCTTGATTTTTAA